One genomic region from Pyrobaculum islandicum DSM 4184 encodes:
- a CDS encoding putative RNA uridine N3 methyltransferase has translation MSFSIAVPHDFLSEAPDEASKVRKLGYLARAAAIFNVETIIIYYYGSPLREEIDFAKTILEYVVTPPYLRKRLFKLDQRLKLAGLLPPLKIPSHTVSLEPRVGEIREGVVERWDGYFSLVYIGGGKYAKIPKPYPVGSRLLVKIEAPTERPDTYRASVYRGTPPAYWGYKVEVRPLQSLTEGFDAIILTGKEGRSVCEAKPKVGKKTLVVFGGPRKGVDEIYKEAGIEPPGELINFVPRQGVESIRTEEAVFIVLSILNLSKC, from the coding sequence GTGAGTTTTTCAATAGCAGTACCCCACGACTTTCTTTCAGAAGCCCCCGACGAGGCTAGCAAAGTGCGCAAACTAGGTTACTTAGCTAGAGCTGCGGCTATATTTAACGTTGAGACAATAATAATATATTACTACGGTAGTCCACTTAGGGAAGAGATCGATTTCGCCAAAACAATCCTAGAATATGTCGTAACACCACCATATCTTAGGAAGAGACTTTTTAAACTAGATCAACGGCTTAAGTTGGCAGGACTTCTCCCCCCTTTGAAGATACCGAGCCATACCGTGTCTCTTGAGCCAAGAGTTGGCGAAATACGCGAAGGTGTGGTCGAGCGATGGGACGGTTACTTTTCGCTGGTGTATATAGGCGGTGGGAAGTATGCAAAAATTCCAAAGCCTTATCCGGTGGGCTCACGTCTCCTGGTAAAAATAGAGGCGCCAACGGAAAGACCTGATACCTATAGAGCCTCTGTGTATAGAGGCACCCCTCCTGCGTATTGGGGCTACAAAGTTGAGGTAAGGCCTTTACAGAGTTTAACCGAGGGATTTGATGCCATAATTTTGACAGGAAAGGAGGGGAGGTCTGTATGTGAAGCTAAGCCAAAGGTAGGGAAGAAGACGTTGGTTGTATTCGGAGGCCCGAGAAAGGGGGTTGATGAGATATACAAAGAAGCTGGCATTGAACCGCCTGGCGAGCTTATAAATTTCGTCCCACGTCAAGGCGTTGAAAGTATTAGAACAGAAGAGGCAGTTTTTATCGTCCTCTCAATTCTTAACTTGTCAAAGTGCTAA